A window from Balaenoptera musculus isolate JJ_BM4_2016_0621 chromosome 8, mBalMus1.pri.v3, whole genome shotgun sequence encodes these proteins:
- the LOC118899610 gene encoding S-phase kinase-associated protein 1-like, with translation MVGWPCSPLFCLSFCRRRPALISLSPAISLNPNTVPSIKLQSSDGEIFEVAVEIAKQSVTIKTTLEDLGMDDEGDDPVPLPNVHAAILKKVTQRCTHHKVDPPPEDDENKEKRTDDIPAWDQEFLKVDQGALFELILAANYLDIKGLLDVTCKTVANMIKGKTEEIRKTFNIKNDFTEEEEAQVRKENQWCEEK, from the coding sequence ATGGTGGGTTGGCCTTGTTCTCcgcttttctgtctttctttttgcaGACGCCGCCCTGCTCTCATCAGCCTCTCGCCAGCCATCTCCTTGAATCCTAACACCGTGCCTTCAATTAAGTTGCAGAGTTCTGACGGAGAGATATTTGAAGTTGCTGTTGAAATTGCAAAACAATCTGTGACGATTAAGACCACGTTGGAAGATTTGGGAATGGATGATGAAGGAGATGATCCAGTCCCCTTGCCAAATGTTCATGCAGCAATATTAAAAAAGGTCACTCAGCGGTGCACCCACCACAAGGTTGATCCTCCTCCTGAGGATGATGAGAACAAAGAAAAGCGAACAGATGATATTCCTGCTTGGGATCAAGAATTCCTGAAAGTTGACCAAGGAGCACTTTTTGAGCTTATACTGGCAGCAAACTACTTAGACATCAAAGGTTTGCTTGATGTTACCTGCAAGACTGTTGCCAATATGATCAAGGGGAAAACTGAGGAGATTCGAAAGACATTCAATATCAAAAATGATTTTACTGAAGAAGAGGAAGCCCAGGTACGCAAAGAGAACCAGTGGTGTGAGGAGAAGTGA